A single window of Betta splendens chromosome 11, fBetSpl5.4, whole genome shotgun sequence DNA harbors:
- the LOC114865670 gene encoding SNF-related serine/threonine-protein kinase-like has product MAGLKRHHDGKIAGLYDLDKTLGRGHFAVVKLARHVFTGEKVAVKVIDKTKLDPVARGHLFQEVRCMKMVQHPNVVRLYEVIDTATKLYLILELGDGGDMYDCIMKHDGGLSEEVAKCYFAQIVHAISYCHRLHVVHRDLKPENVVFFEKQGVVKLTDFGFSNRFQPGKTLNTSCGSLAYSAPEILLGDEYDAPAVDIWSLGVILFMLVCGQPPFQEANDSETLTMIMDCKYTVPQHISHACRDLIGRMLQREPKQRATLEEIEAHDWLRGVDPSPATKLSTPLVSHRSLSEEEHGSIIQRMVLGGIADRDSITEALESNQYNHITATYFLLAERMLRERQEKEQHSQTRSPSPSKAQFRQSWPTRVDVHQDVTDGLGGPAISHPGGPQSPARSAESLHKGPRPKTALLDVSQRQENHAPSPSGQQQPTRQNQERGLRPLAKPHSNALRLGALASVGPCKPRSPSLFSVEEDEEEDGLEDKRLPPCALPPQVVLRCKASSSSSSGGSSGNRLTSRMSAPILNQIHEEDKEEEDEDEGGELCGLGPPKPSLSLNLNSRVPSPSALMSSPKSATAPVALSTPSSETSDDDTESHSRLEDGGEVGEGGGRRENRAKRGAEQDGPSNCASPGSGSGQGKGTAKAASGLVESLKLMSLCLSSQFHNLTGGGGGGGSGGGPGGDNPDRPVWRMCMGGSTGSLDKVSLLGGPSPRGGDPYRPAPPGDAPADPLLDGPCPDALRLGELDLARENRRNVKNRAMQMPLSEKTLSVNIHRSPKDGLLCTPAPHSCCQVI; this is encoded by the exons ATGGCGGGGCTCAAGCGCCACCACGACGGCAAGATCGCCGGCCTCTACGACCTGGACAAGACGCTGGGCCGGGGGCACTTCGCCGTGGTCAAACTGGCCCGGCACGTCTTCACCGGGGAAAAG GTGGCGGTGAAGGTGATAGACAAGACCAAGCTGGACCCGGTGGCGCGGGGCCACCTCTTCCAGGAGGTGCGGTGCATGAAGATGGTGCAGCACCCCAACGTGGTGCGCCTGTACGAGGTCATCGACACGGCCACCAAGCTCTACCTCATCCTGGAGCTGGGGGACGGGGGCGACATGTACGACTGCATCATGAAGCACGACGGGGGCCTCAGCGAGGAG GTGGCCAAGTGCTACTTCGCCCAGATCGTCCACGCCATCTCCTACTGCCACCGGCTGCACGTGGTGCACCGGGACCTGAAGCCCGAGAACGTGGTGTTCTTCGAGAAGCAGGGCGTCGTGAAGCTCACCGACTTCGGCTTCAGCAACCGCTTCCAGCCCGGCAAGACGCTCAACACCTCCTGCGGCTCGCTGGCCTACTCCGCGCCCGAGATACTGCTGGGAGACGAGTACGACGCTCCCGCTGTGG ataTCTGGAGTCTGGGGGTGATCCTGTTCATGCTGGTCTGTGGTCAGCCCCCCTTCCAGGAGGCTAACGACAGCGAGACGCTCACTATGATCATGGACTGCAAATACACGGTGCCTCAGCACATCTCCCATGCATGCAGAGA CCTTATAGGACGTATGCTGCAGAGGGAGCCCAAGCAGCGGGCGACCCTGGAGGAGATCGAGGCCCACGACTGGCTCCGAGGCGTGGACCCCTCCCCGGCCACCAAGCTGTCCACCCCTCTGGTCTCCCACCGCAGCCTGTCGGAGGAGGAGCACGGCTCCATCATTCAGCGCATGGTGCTGGGGGGCATCGCAGACCGGGACAGCATAACCGA GGCCCTGGAGTCGAATCAGTACAACCACATCACAGCCACCTACTTCCTGCTGGCCGAGAGGATGCTGAGggagaggcaggagaaggagcagcacagccagaCGCGCTCGCCCAGCCCCAGCAAGGCCCAGTTCAG GCAATCCTGGCCCACCAGAGTGGATGTTCACCAGGACGTCACTGACGGCCTGGGGGGTCCGGCCATCTCCCACCCCGGCGGGCCTCAGTCCCCCGCCCGCAGTGCCGAGAGCCTCCACAAAGGCCCCCGGCCCAAAACGGCGCTGCTGGATGTGAGCCAGCGCCAGGAGAACCACGCTCCGTCGCCAAGCGGCCAACAGCAGCCGACCCGCCAGAACCAGGAGAGGGGGCTCAGACCCCTGGCAAAGCCGCACTCCAACGCCCTCAGGCTGGGCGCCTTGGCTTCAGTGGGCCCGTGCAAACCCCGTAGTCCCAGCCTGTTcagcgtggaggaggacgaggaggaggacgggctgGAGGACAAGCGGCTGCCGCCCTGTGCGCTGCCTCCTCAGGTGGTGCTTCGCTGcaaagcctcctcctcctcctcgtccggGGGCTCCTCCGGAAACCGGCTGACGTCGCGTATGAGCGCTCCCATCCTGAATCAGATCCACGAGGAGGAtaaagaagaggaggacgaggatgagggaGGGGAGCTGTGTGGACTGGGCCCACCCAAacccagcctcagcctcaatCTGAACTCTAGGGTACCGTCGCCGTCAGCGCTCATGTCGTCCCCCAAAAGTGCAACGGCGCCAGTGGCGCTTTCCACCCCCAGCTCAGAGACTAGCGACGACGACACAGAGAGTCACAGCAGACTGGAGGACGGCGGAGAAGTGGGCGAGGGAGGGGGCAGGAGGGAGAACAGAGCGAAGCGGGGCGCGGAGCAGGACGGTCCCTCCAACTGCGCCAGTCCCGGATCGGGTTCTGGCCAAGGCAAGGGCACGGCCAAAGCGGCCAGCGGCCTGGTGGAGAGCCTGAAGCTGATGAGCCTGTGCCTGAGCTCCCAGTTCCACAACTTGAcggggggcggagggggcggcggcagcggcggcgggcCCGGCGGGGACAACCCGGACCGGCCCGTGTGGAGGATGTGCATGGGCGGCTCCACCGGCAGCCTGGACAAGGTGTCGCTGCTGGGCGGCCCGTCGCCCCGGGGGGGCGACCCGTACcggccggcgccgcccggcGACGCGCCGGCCGACCCGCTGCTGGACGGGCCCTGCCCGGACGCGCTGAGGCTCGGCGAGCTGGACCTGGCCCGCGAGAACCGCAGGAACGTGAAGAACCGCGCGATGCAGATGCCGCTGAGCGAAAAGACGTTGTCGGTGAACATCCACCGGAGCCCCAAGGACGGCCTGCTGTGCACCCCCGCCCCCCACAGCTGCTGCCAGGTCATCTag
- the LOC114865674 gene encoding 1-acylglycerol-3-phosphate O-acyltransferase ABHD5-like: protein MFATQSPNNMRRMAEEVQPVKEQGSWISSWLPSWCPTSPSRLKDAEDKMLKCVNRPFSRQHVRISNGDYLWTLAFSNQPHAPSSFLSQPPAQTRPPLVLLHGFGGGVALWAQNLDCLSSTGPVYALDLLGFGRSSRPQFSADAEGAEEQFLVALEEWREKVGLEEMVLLGHNLGGYLSTAYALKYPNRVRHLLLVEPWGFPARPENPNQNSIPMWIRTMGAVMTPFNPLAGLRLAGPLGPILVQTIRSDFKQKYSSVFDDNTVSDYIYHLNAQTPSGETAFKNMTIPYGWAKRPMLERIGQVKADIPVSFIYGSRSSIDSDSGYALKKSRPDVEITVIRGAGHYVFADQPEDFNRTVLQILAGTENKCVDRGATS, encoded by the exons ATGTTTGCGACACAATCGCCAAACAACATGCGGAGGATGGCGGAGGAGGTCCAGCCCGTGAAGGAGCAGGG CTCCTGGATATCTAGCTGGCTGCCGTCCTGGTGCCCCACGTCTCCCTCCCGGCTCAAAGATGCAGAAGATAAAATGCTCAAGT GCGTGAACCGGCCTTTCTCCAGGCAGCACGTTCGCATTTCCAACGGCGATTACCTGTGGACGCTGGCGTTTTCCAATCAGCCCcacgccccctcctcctttctctcgcAGCCCCCGGCCCAGACCAGGCCtcccctggttctgctgcatgGCTTTGGGGGTGGAGTTGCCCTCTGGGCCCAGAACCTCGACTGCCTCTCCAGCACCGGGCCGGTCTACGCCCTGGACCTGCTGGGCTTCGGCAGGAGCAGCCGTCCCCAGTTCAGCGCGGACGCGGAGGGAGCCGAGGAGCAGTTCCTGGTGGCGctggaggaatggagggagAAGGTGGGACTGGAAGAAATGGTGCTGCTGGGACATAACCTGGGAGGATACCTGTCCACTGCCTATGCTCTCAAGTACCCCAACAG GGTGAggcatctgctgctggtggagccctGGGGTTTCCCAGCTCGTCCGGAGAACCCCAACCAGAACTCCATCCCAATGTGGATCAGAACCATGGGAGCTGTTATGACCCCATTCAATCCCCTGGCTGGACTGAGGCTTGCTGGACCTCTAG GTCCAATTCTCGTCCAGACCATCAGGTCCGATTTTAAGCAGAAGTACTCCTCTGTTTTTGATGACAACACTGTATCTGACTACATCTACCATCTGAACGCCCAGACCCCGAG CGGCGAGACGGCCTTTAAGAACATGACCATTCCCTACGGCTGGGCCAAGAGGCCGATGCTGGAGAGGATCGGCCAGGTCAAAGCTGACATTCCCGTTTCCTTCATCTACGGCTCGCGCTCCAGCATCGACAGTGACTCTGGGTACGCGTTGAAGAAAAGCAGGCCGGATGTAGAAATCACA GTGATCAGAGGGGCGGGTCACTACGTTTTCGCAGATCAGCCGGAGGATTTCAACCGGACGGTCCTTCAGATCCTCGCCGGGACGGAGAACAAATGTGTGGACAGGGGAGCGACGTCATGA